The Inediibacterium massiliense genome has a segment encoding these proteins:
- the rpoB gene encoding DNA-directed RNA polymerase subunit beta — MPHPIQVGRRTRMSYSRIEEVIDMPNLIEIQRESYVWFLKEGLKEVFEDISPIQDYTGNLILEFIDYSLDGDPKYHIEECKERDVTYAAPLKVKVRLINKETGEVKEQEVFMGDFPLMTDKGTFIINGAERVIVTQLVRSPGPYYAVQVDRTGKRLYSTTVIPNRGAWLEYETDSNDVISVRVDRTRKQPLTVLLRALGFGTDAEIINLLGEDERLMHTLDKDSTKSREEGLLEIYKKLRPGEPPTVESAKSLIDSLFFDPKRYDLAKVGRYKYNKKLGLFNRIMGQKAAENIVNPYTGEIYVEEGQKIDREVAKDIENAGIKVVHVLGEEGKIVRVIGNHFVDIKEHISFNVDDLNIESRVHFPVLKEILDTYEDENEIKEALKERRKDLSPKNVIIDDIVASISYVLNLAHGIGEVDDIDHLGNRRLRSVGELLQNQFRIGLSRMERVVKERMTIQDIDVITPQALINIRPVAAAIKEFFGSSQLSQFMDQTNPLAELTHKRRLSALGPGGLSRERAGFEVRDVHHSHYGRMCPIETPEGPNIGLIGSLATYGKINEYGFIEAPYRKVDKKRGVVTDEIHYLTADEEDPVIVAQANEPLDEEGKFINRRVTARTKNGDIDVVPRDEVDYMDVTPKQMVSVATAMIPFLENDDANRALMGSNMQRQAVPLLKTDAPIIGTGMEYIAAKDSGVVVLAKNTGMVERVAADEIVIKRDSDGGRDRYKLLKFKRSNQGTCINQRPIVNKGEHIEKGEPIADGPSTDTGEIALGTNILIGFMTWEGYNYEDAILLNEKLVMEDALSSIHIEEYESEARDTKLGPEEITRDIPNVGEDALKDLDERGIIRIGAEVKSGDILVGKVTPKGETELTAEERLLRAIFGEKAREVRDTSLRVPHGESGIIVDVKVFTRENGDELPPGVNVLVRCYIAKKRKIMVGDKMAGRHGNKGVISRILPEEDMPFLEDGTPLQIVLNPLGVPSRMNIGQVLEVHLGLAAKKLGWHVATPVFDGANEYDTQDALKLAGYPEDGKLQLYDGRTGMPFDNRVTVGYMYMLKLHHLVDDKIHARSTGPYSLVTQQPLGGKAQFGGQRFGEMEVWALEAYGAAHTLQEILTVKSDDVVGRVKAYEAIVKGENIPEPGVPESFKVLIKELQSLSLDVKVLTEEDTEIEIKESVDEEGNELDTILDGDEFQIPDEHHEEEVEEENENDDSEDADIDESELNFEETNYSDFEDDYDDFKL; from the coding sequence ATGCCACATCCTATTCAGGTCGGAAGAAGAACCAGAATGAGCTATTCAAGAATTGAAGAAGTTATCGACATGCCAAACCTTATAGAGATTCAAAGAGAATCCTATGTATGGTTTTTGAAAGAGGGATTAAAAGAAGTATTTGAAGATATTTCCCCTATTCAAGATTATACAGGAAATTTGATTCTTGAATTTATTGATTATTCTTTAGATGGAGATCCAAAATACCATATTGAGGAGTGCAAAGAAAGAGATGTTACATATGCTGCACCACTTAAGGTGAAGGTAAGACTAATCAATAAAGAAACTGGAGAAGTAAAAGAACAAGAAGTTTTTATGGGAGATTTCCCACTCATGACAGACAAAGGAACTTTTATCATCAACGGAGCTGAAAGAGTTATTGTAACGCAACTAGTTAGATCTCCTGGGCCATATTATGCAGTACAAGTAGATAGAACAGGTAAAAGATTATATTCTACTACTGTAATTCCAAATAGAGGAGCATGGCTTGAATATGAAACAGATTCTAATGATGTCATCTCTGTTAGGGTAGACAGAACTAGAAAACAGCCTTTAACTGTATTATTAAGGGCATTAGGTTTTGGTACAGATGCTGAAATTATTAATCTTTTAGGTGAAGATGAAAGACTTATGCATACCTTAGACAAGGACAGTACAAAATCTAGAGAAGAAGGTCTTTTGGAAATTTATAAAAAATTAAGACCAGGAGAACCTCCTACTGTAGAAAGTGCAAAGTCTTTAATTGATTCTTTATTTTTTGATCCTAAAAGATATGATTTGGCAAAAGTAGGAAGATATAAATACAATAAAAAATTAGGCCTTTTTAATAGAATTATGGGGCAAAAAGCAGCAGAAAATATAGTGAATCCTTATACAGGAGAAATCTATGTTGAAGAAGGACAAAAGATCGATAGAGAAGTTGCAAAAGACATTGAAAATGCAGGAATTAAGGTAGTACATGTACTTGGCGAAGAAGGAAAAATTGTAAGAGTGATTGGAAATCACTTTGTAGATATTAAAGAACATATATCCTTTAATGTAGACGATTTAAACATAGAATCAAGAGTACATTTTCCTGTATTAAAAGAGATTTTAGATACTTATGAAGATGAAAATGAAATTAAAGAAGCATTAAAGGAAAGAAGGAAAGATCTATCTCCTAAAAATGTGATTATTGATGATATTGTTGCATCTATAAGCTATGTTTTAAATTTAGCTCATGGAATAGGAGAAGTAGATGATATAGATCATTTAGGAAATAGAAGATTAAGATCTGTTGGAGAGCTTTTACAAAATCAATTTAGAATTGGACTATCTAGAATGGAAAGAGTAGTAAAAGAAAGAATGACCATTCAAGATATAGATGTAATTACTCCACAAGCATTAATTAATATTAGACCTGTAGCAGCTGCCATTAAAGAATTCTTTGGAAGCAGTCAGCTTTCTCAATTTATGGATCAAACCAATCCACTTGCAGAGCTTACTCATAAAAGAAGATTGTCTGCATTGGGACCAGGAGGATTATCTCGTGAAAGAGCAGGATTCGAGGTAAGAGACGTGCATCATTCTCACTATGGTCGTATGTGTCCTATTGAAACTCCTGAGGGTCCGAATATCGGATTGATTGGATCGTTAGCCACTTATGGTAAAATCAACGAATATGGATTTATCGAAGCTCCTTATAGAAAAGTAGATAAAAAAAGAGGAGTAGTAACAGATGAAATTCATTATTTAACTGCTGATGAAGAAGATCCAGTAATTGTTGCACAAGCCAATGAACCTCTTGATGAAGAGGGAAAATTCATAAATAGAAGGGTTACTGCAAGAACGAAGAATGGAGATATTGATGTTGTACCAAGAGATGAAGTAGATTATATGGATGTAACACCAAAACAAATGGTATCTGTTGCTACTGCGATGATTCCATTCCTTGAAAATGATGATGCCAACCGTGCATTAATGGGATCAAACATGCAACGTCAAGCTGTTCCGCTACTTAAAACAGATGCGCCTATTATAGGAACAGGTATGGAATATATAGCAGCTAAAGATTCAGGAGTAGTAGTACTTGCCAAAAATACAGGTATGGTAGAAAGAGTTGCAGCAGACGAGATTGTGATTAAAAGAGATTCAGATGGTGGACGTGATCGATATAAACTACTCAAGTTTAAAAGATCTAACCAAGGAACATGTATTAATCAAAGACCAATTGTCAATAAGGGAGAACATATAGAAAAAGGTGAACCTATTGCAGACGGTCCTTCTACAGACACAGGAGAAATTGCATTAGGAACAAATATCCTAATTGGTTTTATGACTTGGGAAGGGTATAACTATGAGGATGCTATCTTACTTAACGAAAAATTAGTTATGGAAGATGCCCTAAGCTCTATTCATATAGAAGAATATGAGTCAGAGGCAAGAGATACAAAGCTAGGGCCAGAAGAAATTACAAGAGATATTCCAAACGTAGGAGAAGACGCTTTAAAAGATTTAGATGAAAGAGGCATTATTAGAATCGGAGCAGAAGTGAAATCTGGAGATATTCTTGTAGGAAAAGTTACACCAAAAGGAGAGACAGAGCTTACTGCAGAAGAAAGACTTCTAAGAGCAATCTTTGGAGAAAAAGCAAGAGAAGTAAGAGATACATCTTTAAGAGTTCCTCATGGAGAAAGTGGAATTATTGTAGATGTAAAAGTATTCACAAGAGAAAATGGGGATGAATTGCCACCAGGAGTTAATGTTTTAGTAAGATGTTATATTGCTAAAAAGAGAAAAATCATGGTGGGAGATAAAATGGCAGGGCGTCATGGAAATAAAGGGGTTATTTCTAGAATATTACCTGAAGAAGATATGCCATTTTTAGAAGATGGAACACCTCTACAAATTGTTCTAAATCCTCTTGGAGTACCATCTCGTATGAATATTGGTCAGGTACTTGAAGTCCATTTGGGTCTTGCAGCAAAAAAATTAGGATGGCACGTAGCAACTCCTGTATTTGATGGAGCAAATGAGTATGATACTCAAGATGCCCTAAAGCTTGCTGGATATCCTGAAGATGGAAAGCTTCAATTATATGATGGAAGAACTGGAATGCCTTTTGATAACCGAGTAACAGTGGGATATATGTATATGTTAAAACTGCATCACTTAGTAGATGATAAAATCCATGCTAGAAGTACTGGACCTTACTCATTGGTAACACAACAACCATTAGGAGGTAAAGCTCAGTTTGGAGGACAAAGATTTGGAGAGATGGAAGTTTGGGCTCTAGAAGCTTATGGAGCAGCTCATACTCTTCAAGAAATACTAACAGTAAAATCTGATGATGTAGTAGGACGTGTAAAAGCATATGAAGCTATTGTAAAAGGTGAAAATATTCCAGAACCAGGAGTGCCAGAATCATTTAAGGTATTAATTAAAGAACTTCAAAGTTTATCGTTAGATGTAAAGGTATTGACAGAAGAAGATACTGAAATTGAAATTAAAGAGTCTGTTGACGAAGAAGGAAATGAATTGGATACAATTCTAGATGGTGATGAGTTCCAAATTCCTGATGAGCATCATGAAGAAGAAGTGGAAGAAGAAAATGAAAATGATGACAGTGAAGATGCAGACATTGATGAATCAGAACTTAATTTTGAAGAAACGAATTATTCTGATTTCGAAGATGACTATGATGATTTTAAGCTTTAA
- the rpoC gene encoding DNA-directed RNA polymerase subunit beta': MFELNNFESIKIGLASPEKIRSWSKGEVKKPETINYRTLKPEKEGLFCEKIFGPTKDWECHCGKYKRVRYKGVICDRCGVEVTKSKVRRERMGHIELAAPVSHIWYFKGIPSRMGLLLDMSPRALEKVLYFASYIVTDVGETSLSYKQLLNENEYREYRDKFGNAFKASMGAEAIKDILSKIDLEKLSKELRVKLRDSSGQKKIRAIRRLEVVEAFRQSGNRPDWMILDVVPVIPPDLRPMVQLDGGRFATSDLNDLYRRVINRNNRLKRLLDLGAPDIIVRNEKRMLQEAVDALIDNGRRGRPVTGPGNRPLKSLSDMLKGKQGRFRQNLLGKRVDYSGRSVIVVGPELKFYQCGLPKKMALELFKPFIMKRLVNDGYAHNIKSAKRMVERVKPEVWDVLEEVIKEHPVLLNRAPTLHRLGIQAFEPILVEGKAIKLHPLVCTAYNADFDGDQMAVHVPLSVEAQAEARFLMLSVNNILAPKDGSPITTPTQDMILGSYYLTVEVEGERGEGMVFKDFDEMLMAYQNGVAGLHARVKVRRKLSEEDPGKIVESTVGRFIFNERIPQNLGFVDRSKDLYSLEIDFLCDKKKLGKIIDKCFRRFGNTTTAIMLDNIKQMGFHYSTIGAITIGVSDMDIPKEKEILLSQADEIVDKYEKAYRRGLISDEERYEKVIRTWADTTEKVTDALMANLGRLNNVFIMAHSGARGSKNQIRQLAGMRGLMANASGHTVELPIKANFREGLSVLEYFISTHGARKGLADTALRTADSGYLTRRLVDVSQDVIIRELDCGTTEGIEVEDFKDGNELIEPLYDRIVGRYALEDIIHPETGEVLVEAKTEIKEDDADKIVEAGITKVKIRTVLHCKTRHGVCGHCYGRNLATGESVNVGEAVGIIAAQSIGEPGTQLTMRTFHTGGVAGNDITQGLPRVEELFEARKPKGLAIITEIAGTVSINETKKNKEVMVTGNDGEQRVYSIPYGSRIKVREGQIIKAGDEITEGSVNPHDILRIKGVAGVQEYLVKEVQRVYRLQGVDINDKHIEVIVRQMVSKVKLEDAGDTDLLPGGLCNLHEFEEVNKEVEEKDLMPAIGKRVLLGITKASLATESFLSAASFQETTRVLTEAAIKGKEDNLIGLKENVIIGKLIPAGTGMRRYKSIAIEHAE; this comes from the coding sequence TTGTTTGAGCTAAATAATTTTGAATCCATAAAAATTGGTCTTGCTTCGCCAGAAAAAATTAGAAGCTGGTCAAAAGGAGAAGTTAAAAAGCCTGAGACTATCAATTATCGTACATTAAAACCAGAAAAAGAAGGGTTATTCTGCGAAAAGATTTTTGGACCTACAAAGGACTGGGAATGTCATTGTGGGAAATACAAAAGAGTAAGATATAAAGGTGTTATTTGTGATCGATGTGGAGTTGAAGTTACTAAGTCAAAGGTAAGGAGAGAGAGAATGGGGCATATTGAACTTGCAGCCCCAGTATCTCATATATGGTATTTTAAAGGAATTCCAAGTAGAATGGGACTTCTTTTAGATATGTCGCCAAGGGCACTTGAAAAAGTATTATATTTTGCATCTTATATAGTAACAGATGTAGGTGAAACATCATTAAGCTATAAACAGTTATTAAATGAAAATGAGTATAGAGAATATAGAGATAAATTTGGAAATGCTTTTAAGGCTTCTATGGGAGCTGAAGCTATTAAAGACATCTTAAGTAAAATAGATTTAGAAAAATTATCTAAAGAACTTAGAGTAAAGCTTAGAGATAGCTCAGGACAAAAAAAGATAAGAGCCATTAGAAGATTAGAAGTAGTAGAAGCTTTTAGACAATCAGGAAATAGACCGGATTGGATGATTCTTGATGTAGTTCCTGTTATTCCTCCAGATTTAAGACCTATGGTGCAACTAGATGGAGGTAGATTTGCTACTTCAGATTTAAATGATTTATATAGAAGAGTAATCAATAGAAATAATCGTTTGAAAAGATTACTAGATTTAGGAGCACCGGATATCATTGTAAGAAATGAAAAAAGGATGCTACAAGAAGCGGTAGATGCTCTTATTGATAATGGAAGACGAGGAAGACCTGTAACAGGACCTGGAAACAGACCACTTAAGTCATTATCAGATATGTTAAAAGGAAAACAAGGACGTTTTAGACAAAACTTACTTGGAAAACGTGTTGATTATTCAGGACGTTCTGTTATCGTAGTAGGACCAGAACTTAAGTTTTATCAATGTGGGCTTCCTAAGAAAATGGCACTAGAGTTATTTAAGCCATTTATCATGAAAAGACTTGTAAATGATGGATATGCTCATAATATAAAAAGTGCAAAGAGAATGGTAGAGAGAGTCAAACCAGAAGTTTGGGATGTATTAGAAGAAGTTATCAAAGAACATCCAGTACTTTTAAATCGTGCTCCTACCCTTCATAGATTAGGAATTCAAGCATTTGAGCCAATACTTGTAGAGGGAAAAGCTATTAAACTCCATCCATTAGTATGTACGGCTTATAATGCAGACTTTGATGGAGACCAAATGGCAGTACACGTTCCACTTTCTGTAGAAGCACAAGCAGAAGCAAGATTTTTGATGCTTTCAGTGAATAATATATTGGCACCAAAAGATGGTTCTCCTATTACAACACCTACTCAGGATATGATTTTAGGAAGTTACTATTTAACTGTTGAAGTAGAGGGCGAACGTGGAGAAGGTATGGTCTTTAAAGATTTTGATGAAATGCTTATGGCATATCAAAATGGTGTAGCAGGACTTCATGCAAGAGTAAAGGTAAGAAGAAAATTAAGTGAAGAAGATCCTGGAAAGATCGTAGAAAGTACTGTAGGAAGATTTATTTTCAATGAAAGAATTCCACAAAATTTAGGTTTTGTAGATAGAAGTAAAGACTTATATAGCTTAGAAATAGATTTCCTTTGCGATAAGAAAAAACTTGGAAAAATTATTGATAAATGTTTTAGAAGATTTGGAAATACCACTACTGCTATTATGCTGGATAATATTAAGCAAATGGGATTCCATTATTCTACTATTGGTGCGATTACTATAGGAGTATCAGATATGGATATTCCTAAAGAAAAAGAAATCCTTCTTTCACAAGCGGATGAAATTGTAGATAAATATGAAAAAGCTTATAGAAGAGGATTAATATCTGATGAAGAAAGATATGAAAAGGTAATTAGAACGTGGGCAGATACTACTGAAAAAGTAACGGATGCCCTTATGGCTAATCTTGGAAGACTTAATAATGTATTTATCATGGCCCACTCTGGAGCGAGAGGTAGCAAAAATCAAATTCGTCAGCTTGCAGGAATGAGAGGACTAATGGCAAATGCATCAGGACATACAGTAGAGCTTCCTATTAAAGCTAATTTCCGTGAAGGATTATCTGTGTTAGAATATTTCATATCTACTCATGGAGCTAGAAAAGGTCTTGCAGATACAGCTCTTCGTACAGCTGACTCAGGATATTTAACAAGAAGACTTGTAGATGTCAGTCAAGATGTAATTATAAGAGAACTAGACTGTGGAACTACAGAAGGAATTGAAGTAGAAGACTTTAAAGATGGAAATGAATTAATCGAACCATTATATGACCGTATTGTTGGAAGATATGCTCTAGAAGATATCATTCATCCAGAAACAGGAGAAGTACTTGTAGAAGCAAAAACAGAAATCAAAGAAGACGATGCAGATAAAATTGTTGAAGCAGGAATTACAAAAGTAAAAATAAGAACAGTACTTCATTGTAAAACAAGACATGGTGTTTGTGGACATTGTTATGGAAGAAACTTAGCTACAGGAGAATCTGTAAATGTAGGAGAGGCTGTTGGAATCATTGCAGCTCAATCTATCGGAGAACCTGGAACACAGCTTACAATGCGTACTTTCCATACTGGTGGAGTTGCAGGAAATGATATTACTCAAGGTTTACCAAGGGTTGAGGAACTATTTGAAGCAAGAAAACCAAAAGGATTAGCCATCATTACAGAAATTGCAGGAACTGTATCTATTAATGAAACGAAGAAGAATAAAGAAGTAATGGTTACAGGAAATGATGGCGAACAAAGAGTATACTCTATTCCTTACGGATCAAGAATCAAAGTAAGAGAAGGACAAATTATCAAAGCTGGGGATGAGATTACAGAAGGATCTGTAAATCCTCATGATATTTTAAGAATCAAGGGTGTAGCTGGAGTACAAGAATATCTTGTAAAAGAAGTACAAAGAGTATACAGACTTCAAGGTGTGGATATCAATGATAAACATATTGAAGTCATTGTAAGACAAATGGTTTCTAAAGTAAAACTTGAAGATGCAGGAGACACAGATTTATTACCAGGTGGACTTTGTAATCTTCATGAATTTGAAGAAGTAAATAAAGAAGTAGAAGAAAAAGATTTAATGCCTGCAATTGGAAAAAGAGTTTTATTAGGAATTACAAAAGCATCTTTAGCTACAGAGTCTTTCTTATCAGCAGCATCATTCCAAGAAACTACAAGAGTTTTAACAGAAGCTGCTATTAAAGGAAAAGAAGATAATTTAATAGGGCTTAAGGAAAATGTAATTATTGGTAAACTTATTCCAGCAGGAACAGGAATGAGAAGATATAAAAGTATTGCTATTGAACATGCAGAATAA
- a CDS encoding ribosomal L7Ae/L30e/S12e/Gadd45 family protein, translating into MNHMLEELKKNKKLVVGTKQALKAIKEDQVETLFIAKDAEKHVIRNIEDAAKQKNVQIVYAESMHKLGKACGINVKAATAVILK; encoded by the coding sequence ATGAATCATATGTTAGAAGAACTCAAAAAAAATAAAAAATTAGTAGTGGGTACCAAACAAGCATTAAAAGCAATCAAAGAAGATCAAGTAGAAACTTTATTTATTGCTAAAGATGCAGAGAAACATGTAATAAGAAACATAGAAGATGCAGCTAAACAAAAGAATGTTCAAATTGTTTATGCAGAGTCTATGCACAAGCTTGGGAAAGCTTGTGGAATTAATGTAAAAGCTGCTACAGCAGTGATATTAAAATAA
- the rpsL gene encoding 30S ribosomal protein S12 yields MPTINQLVRKSREKVEYKSNSPALQRGFNSLQRRATKMSAPQKRGVCTSVKTVTPKKPNSALRKVARVRLTNGIEVSAYIPGIGHNLQEHSVVLIRGGRVKDLPGVRYHIVRGTLDTAGVKDRNQARSKYGAKKPKK; encoded by the coding sequence ATGCCTACAATTAACCAATTAGTGCGCAAATCAAGAGAAAAAGTTGAATACAAATCAAATTCTCCAGCACTTCAAAGAGGATTTAACTCATTACAAAGAAGAGCTACAAAAATGAGTGCACCTCAAAAAAGAGGAGTTTGTACATCAGTAAAAACTGTAACTCCTAAAAAACCTAACTCAGCGTTAAGAAAGGTTGCCAGAGTAAGACTTACAAATGGTATAGAAGTAAGTGCTTATATACCAGGTATTGGTCACAATCTGCAAGAACATAGCGTTGTATTAATTAGAGGTGGAAGAGTAAAAGACTTACCAGGGGTTAGATACCACATTGTAAGAGGTACTCTTGATACTGCAGGAGTAAAAGACAGAAACCAAGCAAGATCTAAGTATGGTGCGAAAAAACCTAAAAAATAA
- the rpsG gene encoding 30S ribosomal protein S7, which produces MPRKGNVPKREVLPDPVYGSKVVTKLINSIMLDGKKGTAQRLVYNAFQTIQEQTGEEALEVFEKAMNNIMPVLEVKARRVGGANYQVPIEVRPERRQTLGLRWLTLYSRKRGEKSMEERLAKEIMDAANNTGASVKKKEDTHKMAEANKAFAHYRW; this is translated from the coding sequence GTGCCAAGAAAAGGAAATGTACCTAAAAGAGAAGTATTACCAGATCCAGTATATGGAAGCAAAGTGGTAACAAAATTAATTAATAGCATTATGTTAGATGGTAAAAAAGGAACTGCACAAAGACTTGTTTATAATGCATTCCAAACAATCCAAGAACAAACTGGAGAAGAAGCTTTGGAAGTATTTGAAAAAGCAATGAACAATATTATGCCTGTTCTTGAAGTAAAAGCAAGACGTGTGGGTGGGGCAAACTACCAAGTTCCAATCGAGGTAAGACCTGAAAGAAGACAAACATTAGGACTTAGATGGTTAACTCTATATTCTCGTAAAAGAGGAGAAAAGAGTATGGAAGAAAGATTAGCAAAAGAGATTATGGATGCTGCAAACAATACAGGAGCATCTGTTAAAAAGAAAGAAGATACTCATAAAATGGCAGAAGCGAATAAAGCATTTGCTCATTATAGATGGTAG
- the fusA gene encoding elongation factor G yields the protein MPRQFPLEKTRNIGIMAHIDAGKTTTTERILFYTGKTHKIGETHEGGAQMDWMEQEQERGITITSAATTCQWKDHRINIIDTPGHVDFTVEVERSLRVLDGTVAVFCAKGGVEPQSETVWRQAEKYGVPRMAFVNKMDIMGADFYHVVDMMKDRLKANAVPIQLPIGAEDTFVGIIDLIEMNARIYKDDLGKEIEVTEIPEDMKDQAEEYRMELLEAVAEADEELMMKYLEGEELTIEEIKKAIRKLTIDGKMVPVCCGTAYRNKGVQPMLDAVVAFMPSPLDIPAIKGLLPDSQEEDERHADDKAPFSALAFKIMADPYVGKLAFFRVYSGVLQSGSYVYNSTKGKKERIGRILQMHANTRAEITEVYAGDIAAAVGLKDTTTGDTLCDQAHPIILESMEFPEPVIEIAIEPKTKAGQEKMGAALAKLAEEDPTFRTFTNTETGQTIIAGMGELHLDIIVDRMLREFKVEANVGKPQVAYKETITTPTDVDTKYARQSGGRGQYGHVKLRVSPREPGEGYEFVNSVVGGAIPREYIQHVDAGIQEAMKNGVLAGYPVVDVKVELYDGSYHEVDSSEMAFKIAGSMAFKEAMRKAKAVILEPYFKVEVTVPEEYMGDVIGDINSRRGRIEGMEARSGAQIVRGYVPLSEMFGYATDLRSKTQGRGVYVMQFDHFEQVPTSIAEKIINGK from the coding sequence GTGCCTAGACAGTTTCCGTTAGAAAAAACTCGTAACATAGGGATTATGGCTCATATTGATGCGGGAAAAACAACAACTACTGAGAGAATTCTATTCTATACAGGTAAAACTCATAAAATAGGAGAAACACACGAAGGTGGAGCTCAAATGGACTGGATGGAGCAGGAACAAGAAAGAGGAATCACTATTACTTCTGCTGCCACAACTTGTCAATGGAAAGATCACAGAATCAACATTATTGACACACCGGGACACGTGGACTTCACAGTTGAAGTAGAAAGATCACTTCGTGTACTTGATGGTACTGTAGCTGTTTTCTGTGCAAAAGGTGGAGTTGAACCACAATCAGAAACAGTTTGGCGTCAAGCTGAAAAATATGGAGTTCCTAGAATGGCATTTGTAAACAAAATGGACATTATGGGAGCAGACTTTTATCATGTTGTAGACATGATGAAGGATCGATTAAAAGCAAATGCAGTTCCAATTCAATTACCTATAGGTGCAGAGGATACCTTTGTAGGAATTATAGATTTAATTGAAATGAACGCAAGAATTTATAAAGATGATTTAGGAAAAGAAATAGAGGTTACTGAAATTCCTGAAGATATGAAGGATCAAGCTGAAGAATACAGAATGGAATTATTAGAAGCTGTAGCTGAAGCTGATGAAGAATTAATGATGAAATATCTTGAAGGAGAAGAATTAACTATAGAAGAAATCAAAAAAGCAATTAGAAAATTGACGATTGATGGAAAAATGGTTCCTGTATGTTGTGGAACAGCATACAGAAATAAAGGTGTGCAACCAATGCTTGATGCTGTAGTTGCATTTATGCCATCTCCGCTTGATATTCCAGCAATCAAAGGACTTCTTCCTGATAGTCAAGAAGAAGATGAAAGACACGCAGATGATAAGGCACCATTCTCTGCATTAGCTTTCAAAATTATGGCAGATCCATATGTAGGAAAATTAGCTTTCTTTAGAGTGTATTCAGGAGTTTTACAATCAGGATCTTATGTATACAACTCTACAAAAGGTAAAAAAGAAAGAATTGGACGTATTCTTCAAATGCATGCAAATACAAGAGCAGAAATCACAGAAGTATATGCTGGAGATATTGCAGCAGCAGTTGGTTTAAAAGATACAACAACTGGAGACACTTTATGTGACCAAGCACATCCAATTATATTAGAATCTATGGAATTCCCAGAGCCAGTTATTGAAATTGCTATTGAACCTAAAACAAAAGCAGGACAAGAAAAAATGGGTGCTGCTTTAGCAAAACTTGCTGAAGAAGATCCGACTTTTAGAACTTTTACAAATACAGAAACAGGTCAAACAATTATTGCTGGAATGGGAGAACTTCATCTTGATATTATCGTAGATAGAATGCTAAGAGAATTCAAGGTAGAAGCAAATGTGGGTAAACCACAAGTTGCTTACAAAGAAACTATTACTACGCCTACAGATGTAGATACAAAATATGCTCGTCAATCTGGTGGACGTGGACAATATGGTCACGTTAAACTTAGAGTTTCACCAAGAGAACCAGGTGAAGGATACGAATTTGTTAACTCTGTTGTTGGAGGAGCCATTCCAAGAGAATATATTCAACACGTTGATGCAGGTATTCAAGAAGCAATGAAAAATGGTGTGCTTGCAGGATATCCAGTAGTAGACGTAAAAGTTGAATTATATGATGGTTCTTACCATGAAGTTGACTCATCTGAAATGGCATTTAAAATTGCTGGATCTATGGCTTTCAAAGAAGCTATGAGAAAAGCAAAAGCAGTAATTTTAGAACCATATTTCAAGGTTGAAGTTACTGTCCCAGAAGAATATATGGGAGATGTTATTGGAGATATCAACTCAAGACGTGGTAGAATTGAAGGTATGGAAGCTAGATCAGGAGCTCAAATTGTAAGAGGATATGTGCCACTATCTGAAATGTTTGGATATGCAACAGATCTTCGTTCAAAAACACAAGGTCGTGGAGTATATGTAATGCAATTTGATCATTTTGAACAAGTTCCAACAAGCATAGCTGAAAAAATTATCAATGGAAAATAG